GATGCGGACCTCGGGGGAGACAATCGCCGAAGCCCCGACCTCCGTTTCTGAGTCCCGGATGGTGATAGGAGCTTgcggaggaggtgggggcatgttgctcccACCAGCAGCAGGAGGATTACTTCCTACGACCTGAGCGGGGGGGGAGCtgttccttctcctttgcaggagatttaGTGGGAGTTCCAGCAGGTTTCTTCAaggtccggagcttcttcatctttggcccagaggccccggcgaacgcacctcgcaggctctcttcgggctgagacatctcttctgccaaagcaaAAATATGGTTAGTATGAAATTTAGCAATCATATAGAAACCAAacacaaagggggaaaaagaataattaaagtaCGCGCATGCTGGAGtaagccctaccccccgagctaaaagaacctatggttacggcCATCGGTTTCGGAGTTTCCGCGAGAGAGTCTAAGTCAATTATTTCCCGAGCTGGggcaagttctggatccgactctggttccgggctggattcttctacatattgcctaagtcccggagcCACGACACCTCTCTTGAGGGATGGCCAGGACCTAAGGTTGGTCTcgtactcctcgaataggattgaCCTAAAGGATGAGGTGCTATCTacaactacggtacccctaggtcggctatcttggtagtccagcacgagccgatcgacgcagtggagcagggttatgtccaggtccggatcacttcggtgacgatggacgagctgtcgggggttgaatctagctagccgggggtctgcagtggccctatctaagttcctaaacatgtaaaggttaccttggcccgagggacccgcggctactccggactggatcctctcttcATCTGTTATCTGGGcaacctccagcgcccgcttcctgtttCTCACAAGTGGAGTCttgtcctcctcgtcctcgtccatcgcgacctcctccacgatgatgggcatAGAGGTGTGatctgggggaggcccccgaggcctccttagattcaaagtctgatttgggaaaatcagcttacaaGCCACCAACGTCTCATCCGTCACGAGCacccggtagtccttctcactggggggcaagcccgccagtgtctcgtattgacccccgagggtcgcagatttGTCTGTCcttgcgaagatagctgcaggattaattCAAGTCAGAAAGGGACACAGGAATTGTACGAAACCTAACTTACGAGCTAGAGataaaaagcacttacgaggacgattgaagtaatggagctcgcagttcctgaaccccgtcgacataaagaattgatctttaaagtcattggggtggttaggcagctcgatgaccgcagctgtattgggaaatcgggttagatagtaaaacccatcgccttgcccccgctgatccgggctggccttgaggcagaagaaatacaaaatatccgcaggagtggggacctcccactcgtgcttcaaaaataagtatctaaaccccgccaacaaccgataagagttgggggggagctggaagggggccaacttcacataattcaggaagtcagcgaagtactggtccagtggcaggaaggcccccgccttaaaatgctcgtcgctccaggccgcgaacaaTTCGTCTAGCggtgcacagctccgctcgccctctgcgggaggtcgtGCCACCATAGATGCCTTCCCCAacgcgatgttgtgggagaggaagattTTATTGATCTTCACCTGGTTGGTGATCTTTGAGACAattctctctgcctcaaagaacgcgtcaggagccacctcgagctcctgctccactgccggcccaaagcggGGGATCGGAGAGTCCGgtatcaccgcctttcctttgtcttgctgagaTGCCGAGCTGCCAACtgtcttctttggagcgttcctcttcggtACCATCAGGTCGCCTAATGAACAAAGGGAAAtgtttcagaaaaggcgacctaagcatatgGAAGATCAAGTCATTCTTTACACGAGCTGagataagcccagcccgtggagagtgtgaccacgcggttcaatgaacacgcgcctgtgctcccaacagatccccgattactcggaattcgtgtgtcaggagggtcaggataaaattttccttggggggaaagtttcagtaggcaaaaattgcaaaaccgcctgtgaggcgtgttccctaagctacccagttttgcaccccaaagttccaaaactcctacccagaaaattttccccagaaaaagcatcctaaaaaccatactcttaaatgatttcctacagcaaagataccctaacctaaaaagggctttcacccttcatgtccacaaaacccagtaaacccttgcatgcggctacagtaaaatttttacctaagctacagtgacaaatattttcaaaatgcacaTGGACAGGAAGCTTacagtgtttggctgggaggtggaCGGAAGTATCGCCTTGGTGAAAGCTGCGTCGGTGcgttggcttccaaagctttgaagaaatccgtgcgtctgagcttcttgaacgctgaaagcaATAGCCACAGAGAAGAGGGTTTGTTCTTCggaaatgaagagagaagaaggagaaaagtgtggaaaaatttcgaaaaaaaaggggtggcccatgcgtagggtggccaccccctttatatacgtgaaggaccACGTGTAGATGGCCGTTGGATGACCCTGGtgagggatccaaggccctccactcgaaatacgaaacgacggctgggcctaggctaggccattaaatgcggttctcgtaagacgtaccgttgCCAATCACGATGTTCCATGTATCAGGCGCCTCAtaagaggtggaatgtgaagagtccatggggaagcctaaaagcccctactgtggtccaATACGACGTGgcataccacgagcagggacttggggggcagatgtacgccctgattttaccacgggctgattagcagtcagagctgcgacctaatcatgattatcccaGGGACGTCCCCAAGACCAGAGCTCCCGCCAAGAGGTCGTACCTCTTGAGCTCGGGATAACCCAAGGGTTTGCCAAGGTTGCCTAGGACCTGCGTCCGGACTATGAAGAttgaaggtcgagttaagtatccagctcgtggtacgatctGGATATGAAGGCtttgaccctttgtaaagtctgcacacgcaaggtaaacgtgcatatatcagacatcacgtgtttgatatccccctgacttctcggacacgcagcaggaacgtgcatattcagacacccacgactgggttgggccgtgcggcccattatctccttacctattgatttgaccacacttatgtgtcaggtttaggaattaatcatgaatgtcacagagttgatacgataggtaagagggtcacgggatgaccttcttaccaactctcaggtgccttctcctataaatatggagaccctggggaTGATAGGGGTTGGACTCTcaattgtaagaaatactctgtaatcaaatacccagtatatcaataatattgactagtggagtagaaggattttaaacctttgaaccacttaaaaatcgtgtcttgagtcacctctttcatttcCTGAGATCATATATATGATACGGTTCAttataagcactaatccctttctcttcttttcttaaattcctgttggcgaagaactgcgtcaacaacaTGCATCATCAAAATTGATTTTGACCCACCCTTGGGGAAGGGGTAACCATCCCGGGTTGACAGAATCATCAATCACATTTGGAGACTCCAGGATAGTCAATTTATACTCATTAAACATAGGGTGGATAATGTTGGCCTCGTACTCTACGACTAGAATAATATGATTGTGAATTAGATCATTTCTGCATTTCAAAATATAATCCATTGTTATAGAAGCAAATAAAAGATCAGAATTCACATCAAGATTGAACATGTGTAGCTGCCAAATTTGTTTGAGCCAGTGGCTAATTTTTGGACTTGAATTAGCATTTGGCGGAATGTCCCATGGAGAAGAAAACCAGAGGGATCTAGCGAAGTCACAAAAGAGGAAAAGATGCTCGATAGATTCCTTATGGGTACCACAGAGAGGGCAAGTATGATCCACCCCATGCAAAATTTTACTCAATCAACCTTTTGTAGGAAGTGTATCTCTAATACTACTCCACCACCAAAGCTTGTGCCTCTCGTGTAATTtagttttctagattttcttCCACTCTTGCTCAGATAAATCAGTTATAGGACACTTTCTCTCAAGAGCTTGGACTAAATAGGCCGATTTGGTGAAGAATGCTTCATCCTTATTGAGGATCCAAGTCCAACAATCATCCATATCCTTTGCACAAACAACTTATTGAATGGCTATAACATCAAAGAGGTGAAATACTTCATTAAGTTTGGGAATATTCCACTGACATGAATCCAGACTGAAGTCAGAGACATAGTTCCACCCTACTTGAGGATTACCCTTGGGAATTGGTCGGAATTAAGATGCATTGAAGACCCAAGGGTCCTTCCAAATATTTACAGAGTTACCTTGCCCAGGAAGCTTGACATCGCCTTTTTTCAAAATAGGGATCTTATGCACTAAGGATTTCTAGAAGAATCTGAAAGTTTATAGGAAGCTTCAAGAAAGGGGGTGCCCTTAAGATATTTGGCTTTAAGGACCTTGCAACACAAAGAATCCTTTTTGTTTAGTAGTTTCCAATCCGAATTAGGGCTAAAACTTTTTATCACTATATGTAAATTATTCTAATATAGATTAAGACTTTATAGAAGTTTTATTGTATTGGTCTTCCTAGGCTATAATATTTGCATGACTATAGACAATTTATGCCCAACCACGTCAGCGACCCTGACTCAACTTCCAAGTGCCTAAAAAGATCTAATTATTGAGAGATTTTTTGTCACCTGCCTATCAAAATTAGCTCAATTACCAAATTTTAAACATTCTCCATCTCTTCCAAAACACAAATATAAAATCTTGTACCAACAGAATGCACAACCACAACCTCAAAACTCCATGTCATTTTCACCCATTATTATAAAGGGAGGTCCAccataaaaatttacaaaattattcacaATCTTTAAGGCCAATACCATCGTTAGATTCATTAAAGTATTAATATTGTGTGTAGAAATAGCAAAAATGGGTTCCTATATGAGATACCAATTATTGTGAGGACATGAGTTCTTTTCGAAGAATTATAGTTTTTTCTCAAGAAGTTAACTAGCTCgataacttataaattttttttaatatctgaTTTTGTTCACACACTCAATCCTAAATATTTAAAGATAAATATCATAGTGTTGGGCCCAAGATATTCGGCCCAAATTCTATCCTCATTTGCCGAATATTCAAAACGAATCGTTTTGATCTGCAGAAGCTTCGAAGGCAGAAGCTAGATCTGTAGAAGCTACGGGTCAGAAGCAGTCTACACCTCTGACCTCCGAATGCATAATATAAAATCAACacattttggagggaaattcgaTTATTTTTCCTCCACCAGTCAAGGGTTCGGTTGAACCAACTAACCACTTTACATTTTTgttctataaatatgagattcttATTCAAACAAAGGGATTGAAGTTTTTTCTGACTTAGGCATCGGAGTGTGTTTCTTGCAGGTATCCCCGACAAATTAAATGCGATCTTCACCACCGTAACAGGATTGGAGCATCATCTATTTTCGGCTCATACCTCCAAACATAGAAAGGCATATTTGTTGCATCAacaattggcgccgtctgtgggaacacGACATTTCCGTCTTAGCCACATCGTCGAATAAGGAAATCAAGAACTTTTCTTTCGCAACCAAGACCTTCTAAAACCTTGGAGCCATGCCACCAAAGGGCAATGGAGTGTTGGGTCCCGTCACCCAGATCGTCCCACCAGCCGACGTAAGCGACCAAATCGACAGGATGTGTCGCCTACTGGAGACCAGCTAGCAGAGATCCGATGAAGCCATTAAAACGTTGACTGAAGTTCAGGCCAGGCTCAAAGCTGAGATCGCTGAGTTACGCAAATCCGCCGACGCAACACGCAACACCCAAGGCAACAAGAATCTCGACTCTGGTAGATCCGAAGTTCCAGTCGACCGCATCAATTCCCCTCAAAGAACCACACACCTTGGTAGCGAAGGATCCCAAGGTCCCGCACCACCCTCCCCTACCCATCTTCGTCTAGGGGCCGAAGAAAGACAAGCTCCACTTTGTGACACACACGTGCGAACCGGAACAGAGCCCACCAGGTCAACTCAGCCAGTCGCTACGATCGAGCCCCAACAGACCACACAATGAGCCGCGCATGACTCACCAGCTGAGGATCTGTCCCCCTCCATCCGGTTCTTAGACAATTAGAAATAAGAGATGATGAGGGaaatgatgcagaagttctcTGACGGGAGGTCCGTTCACGCAACCGAGCACATGGATCTGGTATCAAGAACCACTGAGAAGTCCCCCTTCTCAGAGTGGATTCAGAACGAGCCCAAACCACGAGACTTCGTAATCCCTTCTCTACCTACGTTTAATGGAAAGGGAGACCCATTAAACCACCTGTTGCAACAATATGCTACTCGACGCTGAAACTCGCTACaacatgatggaaaaattggcgctTGCACTCGTCACAGCGAAGAAGAAGCTACGACAATATTTTGAAAGCCACACCATCATTGTATATACGGACTATCCACTGAGGCAAGTGTTGAGTAAACCCGATCTCTCTGGAAGGTTATCTAAATGGGAAATTGAGCTTGGGACGTATGATATACGGTTCTTGCCACGAAAAGCAAAAAATAGGACAAGTACTTGCTGACTTCTTGGTCGAAATACAATCCTTTACCCCAGATACCTTGCCTGAATTGCTGGAAACAGAAGATGAATGGGTGTGGACAATGCATACGGACGAGGCGTCCAATCCTCAAGGAGCCGGTATTGGCGTCATATTAGAAGCCCCCTCAGGCTTGAAAATCGAGGAAGCCATTCGTTTGGAATAATTCGCaacaaataatgaagcagagtatgaggctcTGATCTATGGCTTAGAACTAGCACGAGACATAGGCATTACACGTCTAAGCGTCAGAGGAGATTCACAACTCATGATAGAACAAGTGGCCGGGAATTTCGATACCAAGGCACCACATCTGGCCAGTCTACTACAAAAAGTAACTGACTTACGGTCACATTTCCACCAGTTTGAACTCGTACAAGTACCGAGGGAGCAAAATCAGAAGGCTGATGCCCTCGCCAAACTAGCCTCTGTAGGGGAATGTACGCGACAATCCTCTATATCCATGAGCCGATCACCCAAAGCCTTGGAAGTTTTCTCAACCTCCTCAGAACCCGAGTGCTGGATAGACCCAATCTTTCGATACTTGTCCACATCTGAACTGCCCCCTCATCCGAAAGAAGCAAAGCTTCTGCGCCTTCGAGCACAACGCTATTCAATAATCCATGGAACGTTAAACCGTAAATCCTTTGATGGCCCCTATCTTCGGTGTTTGCGTCCATCAGAAGCTAAAAAACTGTtagaagagatacatgagggagcATGTGGAAATCACACTGGGGGCCAAAGTCTGGCACACAAAGCAATTACAGTAGGGTACTACTGGCCGTACATGATGACAAAAGCACGTGACTatgccaaaaaatgtgacaaatgccaacgatttgcacccaccatccatcaacCCGCCCAAACTTTACACTCGATCATTGTGccttggccttttgcaaaatGGGGTATGGACGTGGTAGGTGAACTGCCTAAAGCTATTAGAGGAAAACGGTATGCTCTGGTAAACAGCgattactttactaagtgggttgtAGCAGAAGCGTATGTCACAGTCAGCAAAACAGACACCACGACCTTCATATGGAAGCACATCATCTGTCAATTTGGGATACCATGGGAGAAATTCGTTGACAACGGAACCCCGTTCCAAAATGCCAAAGTACAGGAGTTATGTGACACATACAAGATCAAATTGAGTTTTGCCTCTGTCACTTACCCGCAAGGCAATGGCCAAGCAGAAGCTTCCAACAAAGTCATTTTTGCCAACATTAAGAAAAACTTAGAAGATAAAAAAGGAGCATGGGCAGAAGAACTACCAAAGGTGTTATGGGCCTATAGGTCCTCTACAGGTGAATCTCCCTACGCCATGGTATATGGAACTGAAGCTATCATCCTGATAGAGGTGGGCCTACCTACACTTTGAACAGAGATCGCTTCTGATCAAATCACAAACAACATTCAACTAATGCACAACCTTGACCTTCTGGAAGAGGTACGAACAGTAGCACAATTAAGACGAGAAAATTATCAAAAGGCTGAAAAACGCTACTACAACAAAAGAGTTCACTCGCGTACGTTTCAGAAAGGCGATTGGGTTTTGCGCAAGGTCTCTCGCAACAAAAAGAAGCTGGAACCAAACAGGGAAGGGCCTTTTGAAATCATAGAAGTATTAGGCAGAGGGTCTTATACTCTTAAGAATGTACGTAGTGGAAAAGTTGTACCtcgtacttggaattcaatgtctttgaaacaatattattgttaGTAGTTGTACTGTATAATTCGAAAGTAATGCAACAACTTTCCTTTTTCACATTATTTTGAGTATATCTTACACGTTCAATTTTTGCTGACACGATTTTGCATAAGAATTCCTTACTAAAACAACATACTAAGACAATCATGTGACAACTATCACTTCACTCGAAAGACGCTAtcaaacatatattttaatatatcctTACCTACACATATGAAAAACAGCATTATTCACGTGCACTTAAAACCACCTACCACTCTAGCTATAAATAAGTGACTATCTGAACACTTGTGATTATCAGTTTCCCATCCTTTCAAATATCCTACCATAATACTACATAAACCTTTGGCCCCAATACATCCATTTTCCACACCTAAGTATTCCTTTACACCTGAGACAATATTTACCAGCCAATGAAAAATGATACATGATAAGATGCAATATTTTGCCTCACACACAAACCCGATCAGAACAGGGCA
This genomic interval from Humulus lupulus chromosome 8, drHumLupu1.1, whole genome shotgun sequence contains the following:
- the LOC133795372 gene encoding uncharacterized protein LOC133795372, whose translation is MLLDAETRYNMMEKLALALVTAKKKLRQYFESHTIIVYTDYPLRQVLSKPDLSGRLSKWEIELGTYDIRFLPRKAKNRTNTLPELLETEDEWVWTMHTDEASNPQGAEYEALIYGLELARDIGITRLSVRGDSQLMIEQVAGNFDTKAPHLASLLQKVTDLRSHFHQFELVQVPREQNQKADALAKLASVGECTRQSSISMSRSPKALEVFSTSSEPECWIDPIFRYLSTSELPPHPKEAKLLRLRAQRYSIIHGTLNRKSFDGPYLRCLRPSEAKKLLEEIHEGACGNHTGGQSLAHKAITVGYYWPYMMTKARDYAKKCELPKAIRGKRYALVNSDYFTKWVVAEAYVTVSKTDTTTFIWKHIICQFGIPWEKFVDNGTPFQNAKVQELCDTYKIKLSFASVTYPQGNGQAEASNKVIFANIKKNLEDKKGAWAEELPKVLWAYRSSTGESPYAMVYGTEAIILIEVGLPTL